A genomic window from Algoriphagus sp. Y33 includes:
- a CDS encoding DUF4332 domain-containing protein: MGKPITMIESIGPAMKEKLAAANISTVEGLLEKGASKSGRKAIAEASGLDESRILVWVNMADLFRINGVASQFAELLKAAGVDTVKELRTRNAENLYEALVKTQEEKGLTRVVPPASKVSDFIEQAKVLEPMVTY, encoded by the coding sequence ATGGGAAAACCAATTACAATGATCGAAAGCATAGGCCCTGCAATGAAAGAAAAACTTGCGGCTGCAAACATAAGCACTGTGGAAGGCTTATTGGAAAAAGGCGCATCTAAGTCCGGAAGAAAAGCTATTGCAGAAGCATCCGGTTTGGATGAAAGTAGAATTCTTGTGTGGGTGAATATGGCTGATCTTTTTAGAATTAATGGAGTAGCAAGTCAATTTGCCGAGCTTCTTAAGGCAGCCGGAGTAGATACCGTGAAGGAATTGAGAACTAGGAATGCTGAAAATCTTTATGAAGCCCTTGTGAAAACCCAAGAGGAAAAAGGACTAACAAGAGTGGTGCCCCCAGCTTCTAAAGTGTCAGACTTTATAGAGCAGGCTAAGGTTCTTGAACCGATGGTTACCTATTAA